AAGATTGTCCTATTCGCAGTCGTAGCCCTAATCGCTCTCATTGGACAGTGCCTCTGGGCTCAGAGCCCGTATGACCTTCCCAATGACGATGCGGACTGCCCGGGGAACTGCCGCCAGATTCCATGGCTCGCCGGATCGGACATCTGGAATGGTGGGACGCTTCCGGTCTATACCGGCGTCGCTTGCACCGCGGGACTGACGGAGGGGAACGGCACCACCGACAACACCAGCGCCATCAACGCCTGTATTAGCGCGCTTTCGGCCAATCGCGCGGCGGTTCTTCCGCCGGGAATCTACTATGTCAACGGAGCCATCACCATCCCGTCTGGAAAGGTGCTACGAGGTTCCGGCTCGAATAACTGCACACAGGGAAGATGGCTTTCCGCATCCTTCCCCGGCGACACGGGAGCGGGCGCGGCCTGCACCACGCTGAAGCTGGGCAACAACGGGGCGGTCAGGTTCAACGGTTCCTCGTCTCCCAACAGGGGGTCGAACGTAGCCATTTCGAGCGGCTACACCAAGGGGAGCAGGACTCTCACGGTGGGCGCGGGTCATGGGTTGGTCACGGGGGATTGGGTGGCCATGTATGAACTGCCCGACACTGCCATTCCGGTAACGGCTGTCGGAACAGATGGAACCTGTGATTGGTGCGGCGAGGCAGACGCTCCCCCATACCACCTGATGTCGCAGATCGCTCAGGTCACAGTCAGCGGGAACACTCTGACGCTCAGCCGCCCCATGTACTACACCTTCCAAGCCGGGCTCAGCCCGGGGTTGCGCAAGTACACGTTTGGCACCGTCAAGGCGGGGCTTGAAAACATCAAACTGAACGGCTGGGGTACTCGATCCGCGCCGATCATTGAAATGTCCAACTCGCTGTTCAGTTGGGTGAAAAGCGTGGAAGCCTATCGGGACACGAACACCGCCAAGGGATACCCGATTTACCTGCAGTACGTCTACGGCAATGAAATTCGTGACTCGTACGTTCACTTCCAGACGGCGCAAAGCTCTGACCGCGCCTACGGCATCGGCTTCATGTTCGCGACCTCGGACAACAAGGTCGAGAACAACATCATCCGCGAGCAACGGCACGGCGGCGGGCAGGAGGGCGGCGGGTCGGGAAACGCGTGGCTTTATAACTACATTGACGATCTGTTCTACCTCTACGATACAACCTGGATGGAAGCAACGCGGATGAACCACGGGGCGCACCCCTACTTCACCTTGGTCGAGGGGAGCATAGCGCCCAAGTTCGGCTCAG
This window of the Terriglobia bacterium genome carries:
- a CDS encoding glycoside hydrolase family 55 protein, giving the protein MSRKIVLFAVVALIALIGQCLWAQSPYDLPNDDADCPGNCRQIPWLAGSDIWNGGTLPVYTGVACTAGLTEGNGTTDNTSAINACISALSANRAAVLPPGIYYVNGAITIPSGKVLRGSGSNNCTQGRWLSASFPGDTGAGAACTTLKLGNNGAVRFNGSSSPNRGSNVAISSGYTKGSRTLTVGAGHGLVTGDWVAMYELPDTAIPVTAVGTDGTCDWCGEADAPPYHLMSQIAQVTVSGNTLTLSRPMYYTFQAGLSPGLRKYTFGTVKAGLENIKLNGWGTRSAPIIEMSNSLFSWVKSVEAYRDTNTAKGYPIYLQYVYGNEIRDSYVHFQTAQSSDRAYGIGFMFATSDNKVENNIIREQRHGGGQEGGGSGNAWLYNYIDDLFYLYDTTWMEATRMNHGAHPYFTLVEGSIAPKFGSDFTWGSSSHGVLFRNWFWGDVTGNYAQYNSNNPNWGFDAISIDRNNTYFSLVGNILGNPNLHTNWANAIMYPGNACTYGSRSKPVVYQVGCDDNQIFNANTWNTMIRHGNYDYKTQGVAEWGGGSNHTLKNSMYYTSKPAFFGSCAWPPFGPEPTIGTLPAKARYEGDTSCSGGAAPPNPPTGLTVVVN